In Massilia violaceinigra, one DNA window encodes the following:
- a CDS encoding c-type cytochrome: MPSNRVRLILKTAAATLACAALAAAAGTALVLKSGWYNVASTDQHFQFVHTLLEQGMRDSVRFHARGVAVPELGAGARIAKGALIYRDHCVQCHGAPGVAQQDFGKSMQPVPGPLVDAARRWQAAELYWITKNGIKMSGMPAWEFHLADDDIWSVVAFMVKLPELAPPAYAAMTASLAPAPVASAAPARWPGNPARGRIALTQYACNACHVVPGVTGPETYVGRPLGGLGKRRFIAGHLPNTQENLVRWIRDPHAIDPLTAMPVQDVSEADAVDISAYLLTLR, encoded by the coding sequence ATGCCTTCCAACCGCGTCCGCCTCATCCTCAAGACCGCTGCCGCGACCCTGGCCTGCGCCGCGCTGGCCGCTGCCGCCGGGACGGCGCTCGTGCTCAAAAGCGGCTGGTACAACGTGGCCTCGACCGACCAGCACTTCCAGTTCGTGCACACGCTGTTAGAACAAGGCATGCGCGACTCGGTGCGCTTTCACGCGCGCGGCGTGGCGGTGCCCGAATTGGGCGCCGGCGCGCGCATCGCCAAAGGGGCGCTGATCTACCGCGACCACTGCGTGCAGTGCCACGGCGCGCCGGGCGTGGCGCAACAGGACTTCGGCAAGAGCATGCAGCCGGTGCCCGGGCCGCTGGTCGATGCGGCGCGCCGCTGGCAGGCGGCGGAACTGTACTGGATCACCAAAAACGGCATCAAGATGAGCGGCATGCCCGCCTGGGAATTTCATCTGGCCGATGACGATATCTGGTCGGTGGTGGCCTTCATGGTCAAGCTGCCGGAACTGGCGCCGCCCGCGTACGCCGCCATGACCGCGTCGTTGGCGCCGGCGCCGGTAGCGAGTGCGGCACCGGCGCGCTGGCCGGGCAACCCGGCGCGCGGACGCATCGCGCTGACCCAGTACGCCTGCAACGCCTGCCACGTGGTGCCCGGCGTGACCGGCCCCGAGACCTATGTCGGGCGGCCCCTGGGCGGCCTTGGCAAGCGCCGCTTCATCGCCGGCCATCTGCCCAACACGCAGGAAAACCTGGTACGCTGGATCCGCGATCCGCATGCCATCGATCCGCTCACCGCCATGCCGGTGCAGGACGTGAGCGAGGCCGACGCGGTCGACATCAGCGCCTATCTCCTGACCCTGCGCTGA
- a CDS encoding fumarylacetoacetate hydrolase family protein, protein MKLVRYGRPGKEKPGLFDEEGRLRDLSGVVADIDASLLSDKALRKLAKIDYKTLPLVRGTPRLGVPIKGVGKFIGIGLNYADHAAETGATPPLEPIVFMKAVTCLSGPDDPVMLPQGAKKTDWEVELGVVIGTRAQYVTEEDALNYVAGYCVVNDVSERSFQLERGPQWDKGKGCDTFGPVGPWLVTRDEVIDVQRLDLYLELNGKRMQTGCTETMIFTVAQIVSYLSRFMTLEPGDIIATGTPPGVGMARSPQRFLKKGDTLRLGIAGLGEQQQDVIAYAST, encoded by the coding sequence ATGAAACTGGTCCGTTACGGCCGTCCCGGCAAGGAAAAACCCGGCTTGTTCGATGAAGAAGGCCGCCTGCGCGATCTGTCCGGCGTGGTTGCCGACATCGATGCCTCGCTCCTGTCGGACAAGGCGCTGCGCAAGCTGGCCAAGATCGATTACAAAACCCTGCCGCTGGTGCGCGGCACGCCGCGCCTTGGCGTGCCAATCAAGGGTGTGGGCAAATTCATCGGCATCGGCCTCAATTACGCCGACCACGCCGCCGAAACCGGGGCCACGCCGCCCCTTGAACCCATCGTGTTCATGAAGGCGGTGACCTGCCTGTCCGGCCCGGACGATCCGGTGATGCTGCCGCAGGGGGCCAAAAAGACCGACTGGGAAGTCGAACTGGGGGTGGTGATCGGCACCCGCGCGCAGTACGTGACGGAAGAAGACGCGCTCAATTACGTGGCCGGCTACTGCGTCGTCAACGACGTGTCGGAGCGCTCGTTCCAGCTCGAACGCGGTCCGCAGTGGGACAAGGGCAAGGGCTGCGACACCTTCGGTCCGGTCGGCCCGTGGCTGGTCACGCGCGATGAAGTGATCGACGTGCAGCGCCTCGACCTGTACCTGGAACTGAACGGCAAGCGCATGCAGACCGGCTGCACCGAGACCATGATCTTCACCGTGGCGCAGATCGTCAGCTACCTGTCGCGCTTCATGACGCTCGAACCGGGCGATATCATCGCCACCGGCACTCCGCCGGGCGTGGGCATGGCGCGCAGCCCGCAGCGCTTCCTGAAAAAAGGCGACACCTTGCGTCTGGGCATTGCCGGCCTCGGCGAACAGCAGCAGGATGTCATCGCCTACGCCAGCACCTGA
- a CDS encoding aspartate aminotransferase family protein translates to MSHMMHRNLRQTPPVAVSAQGMLVRDSEGKTYIDACGGAAVSSLGHGHPDILSAMHRQIDRNAYAHTAFFTTDVAEELADRLIAGAPDGLSQVYLVSGGSEAMETAMKLARQYFVETGQTQRTKFISRRQSYHGNTLGALAVGGNEWRRRPFAPLLIDVARVAPCYEYRDRLPDQTQDQYTSALLKELDEQIHASGPQNIIAFVAEPVVGATGGAIPPTPGYFRGVRSLCDRYGILFIADEVMCGMGRTGTMYSIEQDGVSPDIVTIAKGLGAGYQPIGAVLAQRALVDQLRKGSGAFQHGHTYIGHPVAAAAALAVQKVIERDDLLAAVRLRGESLRRMLQAEFGSHPNVGDIRGRGLLMALELVKERDSKQPFDPARKLHASVKTKAMANGLMVYPMGGTIDGVHGDHILLAPPFIATEADLSEIVSRLSDSIAAALD, encoded by the coding sequence ATGAGTCACATGATGCACCGCAATCTCCGGCAAACCCCGCCGGTTGCCGTCAGCGCCCAGGGAATGCTGGTGCGCGACAGCGAAGGGAAGACCTATATCGATGCCTGCGGCGGCGCGGCGGTATCCTCGCTCGGGCACGGCCACCCGGACATCCTGAGCGCGATGCACCGCCAGATCGACCGCAACGCCTACGCCCACACCGCCTTCTTCACCACCGACGTGGCCGAGGAACTGGCCGACCGTCTCATCGCCGGCGCGCCCGACGGCTTGAGCCAAGTGTACCTCGTCTCGGGCGGCTCGGAAGCGATGGAAACGGCGATGAAGCTGGCGCGCCAGTATTTCGTCGAAACCGGCCAGACCCAGCGCACCAAATTCATCAGCCGCCGCCAGAGCTACCACGGCAACACGCTCGGTGCGCTGGCGGTGGGCGGCAACGAGTGGCGGCGCCGCCCTTTCGCGCCCCTGCTGATCGACGTGGCGCGCGTGGCGCCCTGCTACGAATACCGCGACCGCCTGCCCGACCAGACCCAGGACCAGTACACCAGCGCCCTGCTGAAAGAACTCGACGAGCAGATCCACGCGAGCGGCCCGCAGAACATCATCGCCTTCGTGGCCGAACCGGTGGTGGGCGCGACCGGCGGCGCGATTCCGCCCACGCCCGGCTACTTTCGTGGCGTGCGCAGCCTGTGCGACCGCTACGGCATCCTGTTCATCGCCGATGAAGTCATGTGCGGCATGGGCCGCACCGGCACCATGTACTCGATCGAGCAGGATGGCGTTTCGCCCGACATCGTCACCATCGCCAAGGGACTCGGGGCCGGCTACCAGCCGATCGGCGCGGTGCTGGCCCAGCGCGCGCTGGTCGACCAGCTGCGCAAGGGCAGCGGCGCGTTCCAGCACGGGCACACCTACATCGGCCATCCGGTGGCCGCAGCCGCCGCGCTGGCGGTGCAAAAGGTGATCGAGCGCGACGACCTGCTGGCCGCGGTCCGGCTGCGCGGCGAATCGCTGCGGCGCATGCTGCAGGCCGAATTCGGCTCGCACCCGAACGTGGGCGACATTCGCGGGCGCGGGCTGCTGATGGCGCTCGAACTGGTGAAGGAGCGCGACAGCAAGCAGCCGTTCGATCCGGCGCGCAAGCTGCACGCATCGGTCAAGACCAAGGCCATGGCCAACGGCCTGATGGTGTACCCGATGGGCGGCACCATCGATGGCGTGCACGGCGACCATATCCTGCTGGCGCCGCCGTTCATCGCGACCGAAGCGGACCTGTCGGAGATCGTGTCGCGCCTGTCCGATTCCATCGCCGCCGCGCTCGACTGA
- a CDS encoding carboxymuconolactone decarboxylase family protein, giving the protein MTDRLGPLAPEQLTAAQQAAAQAIIDGPRGALYGPFVPLLRSPELMESAQRMGEYLRYRSAIGTRLSEIAILVTAREWDQQVEWAIHAPIAERSGIEPGIVTAIAQRRKSPAMLVDEALVYDFCVELHRNKRVSDATYANALALFGEKGVVDLMGINGYYTFLAMVMNAAQTPAPASTAAPLPE; this is encoded by the coding sequence ATGACGGACCGACTCGGGCCCCTGGCACCGGAGCAACTTACTGCCGCGCAGCAGGCGGCGGCGCAGGCCATCATCGACGGGCCGCGCGGGGCGCTGTACGGGCCGTTCGTGCCGCTGCTGCGCAGCCCGGAGCTGATGGAAAGCGCGCAGCGCATGGGCGAATACCTGCGCTACCGCAGCGCGATCGGCACGCGCCTGTCGGAGATTGCAATCCTGGTGACGGCGCGCGAATGGGACCAGCAGGTCGAATGGGCGATCCACGCGCCGATTGCGGAGCGCAGCGGCATCGAGCCGGGCATCGTCACGGCCATCGCCCAGCGCCGCAAGTCGCCCGCGATGCTGGTCGATGAAGCGCTGGTGTACGATTTTTGCGTGGAGCTGCACCGGAACAAGCGGGTCAGCGATGCGACCTATGCCAACGCGCTGGCGCTGTTCGGCGAAAAAGGCGTGGTCGATTTGATGGGGATCAACGGGTACTACACGTTTCTGGCGATGGTGATGAATGCGGCGCAAACGCCAGCGCCGGCATCGACGGCGGCGCCGTTGCCGGAGTAG
- a CDS encoding saccharopine dehydrogenase family protein yields the protein MKTVVLGGYGNFGARICRALAPSPGIELIVAGRDLNKASALASACGHGATAARIDIHDPQLAQALRPLGAELVIHTADPFQQQDYGTALATAAAGAHYIDLADGRRFVCDFPAALDDAFRRQNRLAITGASSVPAMSSAVVDHLTAGWRGIASIDMCIAPAQTAPRGVATMEAVLSYCGAPIQVWQDGRWTTQLGWAAPKTVAYARLRPRLASLCDIPDLELFPAHYAGVQSVMFRAALEIGISQRGMAALAGLRRMGLVPRPERFAALLNRAADGFNFLGSSLGGMVVRVHGLDAGGTPVQRAWHIAADHDHGPEIPCMAAVLLARRLAAGTLDKIGAYTSVGQLSLAEFEPEFGKWGMVTDLGE from the coding sequence GTGAAAACGGTCGTTCTCGGCGGATACGGTAACTTCGGCGCCCGCATCTGCCGTGCCCTGGCGCCCAGCCCGGGCATCGAACTGATCGTCGCCGGGCGCGACCTGAACAAGGCCAGCGCCCTTGCCAGTGCCTGCGGGCACGGCGCCACCGCGGCGCGCATCGATATCCACGATCCCCAACTGGCGCAAGCGCTGCGCCCCTTGGGCGCCGAACTCGTCATCCACACCGCAGACCCTTTCCAGCAACAGGATTACGGCACCGCGCTGGCCACGGCCGCCGCGGGTGCCCACTATATCGACCTGGCCGACGGGCGCCGCTTCGTGTGCGACTTTCCGGCCGCGCTGGACGATGCCTTCCGCCGGCAGAACCGCCTCGCCATCACGGGCGCAAGCAGCGTGCCGGCCATGTCGTCGGCCGTGGTCGACCATCTGACGGCGGGCTGGCGCGGCATTGCATCGATCGACATGTGCATCGCCCCGGCCCAGACCGCGCCGCGCGGGGTGGCCACCATGGAAGCGGTGCTGAGCTACTGCGGCGCCCCGATCCAGGTGTGGCAGGACGGGCGCTGGACGACCCAGCTGGGCTGGGCGGCGCCCAAAACGGTCGCGTACGCGCGCCTGCGCCCGCGCCTGGCGTCGCTGTGCGACATCCCCGACCTCGAACTGTTCCCGGCCCATTATGCGGGGGTGCAGTCGGTGATGTTCCGCGCCGCGCTGGAAATCGGCATCAGCCAGCGCGGCATGGCGGCCCTGGCGGGTCTGCGCCGCATGGGGCTGGTGCCGCGTCCCGAACGCTTCGCCGCCCTGCTCAACCGCGCCGCCGATGGCTTCAATTTCCTCGGCTCGTCGCTGGGCGGAATGGTGGTGCGCGTGCACGGGCTTGACGCCGGCGGCACGCCCGTGCAGCGCGCCTGGCACATCGCGGCCGATCACGACCACGGCCCGGAAATCCCGTGCATGGCCGCGGTCCTGCTGGCGCGCCGGCTGGCGGCGGGCACCTTGGACAAGATCGGCGCCTACACCAGCGTCGGCCAGCTGAGCCTGGCGGAGTTTGAACCGGAGTTTGGCAAGTGGGGGATGGTGACCGACCTCGGCGAGTGA
- a CDS encoding alpha/beta hydrolase, whose amino-acid sequence MSKLLENIEIETAPNPTVAIIWMHGLGADGNDFVPLVSELDLKGLPGIRFVFPHANTMPVTVNGGYVMRSWYDIVNADIGRREDEAGLRASQLQVEALIAREKSRGIPASRIILAGFSQGCAMTLQTGLRHPEKLAGLMCLSGYVPLADKIAAERSEASLGTPIFMVHGQHDGVIPIARATASRDLLKSLGYQLEWHDYTMQHSLCQEEIDHIGVWLKKVLA is encoded by the coding sequence ATGAGCAAACTGTTAGAGAACATCGAAATCGAGACCGCCCCGAACCCGACGGTGGCGATCATCTGGATGCATGGCCTGGGCGCGGACGGCAACGACTTCGTGCCGCTGGTAAGCGAGCTGGACTTGAAAGGCTTGCCCGGCATCCGTTTCGTCTTCCCGCATGCCAACACGATGCCGGTGACGGTCAACGGCGGCTACGTGATGCGCTCGTGGTACGACATCGTCAACGCCGACATTGGCCGGCGTGAAGACGAAGCCGGCCTGCGCGCCTCGCAGTTGCAGGTCGAGGCCCTGATCGCGCGCGAAAAATCGCGTGGCATTCCAGCCTCGCGCATCATCCTGGCCGGCTTCTCGCAAGGCTGTGCGATGACCTTGCAGACCGGCCTGCGCCATCCCGAAAAGCTGGCCGGGCTGATGTGCCTGTCCGGTTACGTGCCGCTGGCCGACAAGATCGCCGCCGAGCGCTCGGAAGCCAGTCTGGGCACCCCGATTTTCATGGTGCACGGGCAACACGACGGCGTGATCCCGATCGCCCGCGCCACCGCCTCGCGCGACTTGCTCAAGTCGCTGGGCTACCAGCTCGAATGGCACGACTACACGATGCAGCACTCGCTGTGCCAGGAAGAGATCGACCACATCGGCGTCTGGCTCAAAAAAGTCCTCGCCTGA
- the yjgA gene encoding ribosome biogenesis factor YjgA yields MPNPNRGACGFQSSEFEQEYERPSKSELKRQMSELQKLGEELVAEARDRVKRVPMPEDVRDAILACQLITNHEGRRRQMQFVGKKMRTLDEEEVAVIQRTIDSWKGMSKADTAALHALERRREKLLADDKALTVLLEENPELDVQHLRTLIRNARKEQAENKPPKAYREIFQILKDINKKGKAAAKPVDEDEDGEPIDDESDDE; encoded by the coding sequence ATGCCAAATCCAAACCGGGGCGCCTGCGGCTTCCAATCGTCCGAGTTCGAGCAAGAATACGAACGCCCTTCCAAGTCCGAACTCAAGCGCCAGATGAGCGAGCTGCAAAAGCTCGGCGAAGAACTGGTCGCCGAAGCGCGCGACCGCGTCAAGCGCGTTCCCATGCCCGAAGACGTGCGCGATGCGATCCTGGCCTGCCAGCTGATCACCAACCACGAGGGACGCCGTCGCCAGATGCAGTTCGTCGGCAAGAAGATGCGCACCCTCGACGAGGAAGAAGTGGCCGTCATCCAGCGCACCATCGATAGCTGGAAAGGCATGTCCAAGGCCGATACCGCGGCCCTGCACGCGCTCGAACGCCGCCGCGAAAAGCTGCTGGCCGACGACAAGGCCCTGACCGTGCTGCTCGAGGAAAATCCGGAACTCGATGTGCAGCACCTGCGCACCCTGATCCGCAACGCGCGCAAGGAACAGGCCGAGAACAAGCCGCCCAAGGCGTACCGCGAGATCTTCCAGATCCTCAAGGACATCAACAAGAAGGGCAAGGCCGCGGCCAAGCCGGTGGACGAGGACGAGGACGGCGAGCCGATCGATGACGAGTCCGACGACGAGTAA
- the pmbA gene encoding metalloprotease PmbA, whose translation MNDSVFIHTQDQLQQLARDVLAFAKERGGTDAAVDISEGSGLSVSVRRGKIETIEQNKDKGMGVTVYIGQKRGNASTSDFSPAALRATVDAAYNIARFTADDDCAGLADADMLEMKPRDLRLCYPWMISTEEAVVLAQRAEAAAFDVDARITNSEGASVHVQQSHFVSANSRGFAGGYPFSRHTLSVAPIAGKGAKMQRDDWYTSVRDPKKMAQPEAVGRYAAERALARLNARKLDTRTCPVLFEAPLAAGLLGSFVQATSGGALYRKSTFLLDSLGQSVFPSHIQILEDPHVVGAVGSAPFDEEGVRTVRRNVVKDGVVQGYFLSSYSARKLGMKTTGNAGGSHNLTMSSTQTKRGDDFAGMIKKMGRGLLVTELMGQGTNYVTGDYSRGASGFWVENGVIQYPVEEITIAGNMKDIFQQIVAIGNDVLIRGNKQTGSILIEKMVVAGG comes from the coding sequence ATGAACGACTCCGTCTTTATCCACACCCAGGATCAGCTGCAGCAGCTGGCGCGCGACGTTTTGGCCTTTGCCAAGGAGAGGGGCGGCACCGATGCTGCCGTCGACATCAGCGAGGGCAGCGGTCTGTCAGTGTCGGTCCGGCGTGGCAAAATCGAGACGATCGAGCAGAATAAAGACAAGGGCATGGGCGTGACCGTGTATATCGGTCAAAAACGCGGCAATGCCAGCACCTCCGACTTTTCCCCGGCGGCGCTGCGCGCCACGGTCGATGCGGCCTACAACATCGCCCGTTTCACGGCCGACGACGATTGCGCGGGCCTGGCCGACGCCGACATGCTCGAAATGAAGCCGCGCGACCTGCGCCTGTGCTACCCGTGGATGATCTCCACCGAAGAAGCGGTGGTCCTGGCGCAGCGCGCCGAAGCGGCCGCCTTCGACGTCGATGCGCGCATCACCAACAGCGAGGGCGCCAGCGTGCACGTGCAGCAGTCGCACTTCGTGTCGGCCAATTCGCGCGGTTTCGCGGGCGGCTATCCGTTCTCGCGCCACACCCTGTCGGTGGCGCCGATCGCCGGCAAGGGCGCCAAGATGCAGCGCGACGACTGGTACACCTCGGTGCGCGACCCGAAAAAGATGGCCCAGCCCGAGGCAGTCGGCCGCTACGCCGCCGAACGCGCCCTGGCGCGCCTGAACGCGCGCAAGCTCGATACGCGCACCTGCCCGGTGCTGTTCGAGGCGCCGCTGGCGGCCGGCTTGCTCGGCTCCTTCGTGCAGGCCACCTCGGGCGGTGCGCTGTACCGCAAGTCGACCTTCCTGCTCGATTCGCTGGGGCAGTCGGTATTCCCTTCGCATATCCAGATCCTGGAAGACCCGCACGTGGTCGGCGCGGTCGGCTCGGCCCCGTTCGATGAGGAAGGCGTGCGCACCGTGCGCCGCAATGTGGTCAAGGATGGCGTGGTGCAGGGTTACTTCCTGTCGTCGTACTCGGCGCGCAAGCTGGGCATGAAAACCACGGGCAATGCGGGCGGTTCGCACAACCTCACCATGAGCTCGACCCAGACCAAGCGCGGCGACGACTTCGCCGGCATGATCAAGAAGATGGGCCGCGGCCTGCTGGTCACCGAACTGATGGGCCAGGGCACCAACTACGTGACCGGCGATTATTCGCGCGGCGCCTCCGGTTTCTGGGTCGAGAATGGCGTAATCCAGTATCCGGTCGAGGAAATCACCATCGCCGGCAACATGAAGGATATCTTCCAGCAGATCGTCGCCATCGGCAATGACGTGCTCATCCGTGGCAACAAGCAGACCGGTTCGATTTTGATTGAAAAGATGGTTGTCGCCGGCGGCTGA
- a CDS encoding TRAP transporter substrate-binding protein, which yields MERRSFIKKAAVGAAAGAVAAPALAQSHPTITWRLASSFPKSLDTIFGAADILTKRVSELTGGKFNIRSFAAGEIVPGLQVLDAVQAGTVEIGHSASYYYFGKDATFAFDCAVPFGLTSRQHTAWYQEGGGRELTRNFFKGYGIVNFLGGNSGTQMGGWFRKEIKSVEDLKGTKMRVGGFAGKVLERLGLVPQQLAGGDIYPALEKGTIDAAEWVGPYDDEKLGFYKVAPYYYAPGWWEAGASFSFYVNIKEWEKLPKEYQAALECATYEAHIGMQAEYDAKNPAALARLIKNGVKLRTFSKDIMDGCYKAAQDVMNEEAAKNAKFKAIYEPWKRFRQDQNMWASVSEAAMLDYMIKAGRK from the coding sequence ATGGAACGTCGTTCCTTTATTAAAAAAGCGGCAGTTGGCGCTGCAGCGGGCGCAGTCGCCGCACCGGCGCTGGCACAGTCGCATCCAACCATCACCTGGCGCCTTGCCAGCAGCTTTCCCAAATCCCTCGATACCATTTTCGGCGCGGCCGATATCCTCACCAAGCGCGTCTCCGAGCTCACCGGTGGCAAGTTCAACATCCGCTCGTTCGCGGCCGGCGAAATCGTGCCGGGCCTGCAAGTGCTCGACGCGGTCCAGGCCGGCACGGTGGAAATCGGCCACAGCGCGTCCTACTACTACTTCGGCAAGGACGCCACCTTCGCCTTCGACTGCGCGGTGCCGTTCGGCCTCACCTCGCGCCAGCACACGGCCTGGTACCAGGAAGGCGGCGGACGCGAACTGACCCGCAACTTCTTCAAGGGCTACGGCATCGTCAACTTCCTGGGTGGTAATTCCGGCACCCAGATGGGTGGCTGGTTCCGCAAAGAAATCAAGTCGGTGGAAGACCTGAAGGGCACCAAGATGCGCGTCGGCGGCTTCGCCGGCAAGGTGCTCGAGCGCCTGGGCCTGGTGCCGCAGCAGTTGGCTGGTGGCGACATTTATCCTGCGCTGGAAAAAGGCACGATCGACGCGGCCGAATGGGTCGGTCCTTACGATGACGAAAAACTGGGCTTCTACAAAGTCGCGCCGTATTACTACGCGCCGGGCTGGTGGGAAGCGGGCGCGAGCTTCTCCTTCTATGTGAACATCAAGGAATGGGAAAAGCTGCCCAAGGAATACCAGGCGGCGCTGGAATGCGCCACGTATGAGGCGCACATCGGCATGCAGGCCGAGTACGACGCCAAGAACCCGGCGGCCCTGGCACGGCTGATCAAGAATGGCGTCAAGCTGCGCACCTTCTCGAAAGACATCATGGATGGCTGCTACAAGGCGGCGCAGGATGTGATGAACGAGGAAGCGGCCAAGAACGCCAAGTTCAAGGCCATCTACGAGCCGTGGAAGCGATTCCGCCAGGATCAGAACATGTGGGCGTCGGTGTCCGAAGCAGCCATGCTCGACTACATGATCAAGGCCGGGCGCAAGTAA
- a CDS encoding glutaredoxin domain-containing protein, whose translation MKKILFLALIAGGAFYAYKTGRLSGGGSGAFDKDGKPTVMLFTSPECGDPCDKIRNELKKRVPTFQEVVLTEPDNKYRVNALPTVIAGKQRAVGDDVHALAGMLGEVLGKDALTRRELIVMANHFDAQDKPKVVLYGTKWCGYCKAQRELFEEKKIPFEDVDVEASEAGAIAYNALEGSGYPLTYVGYRRFGGYKEAEILAAVEELTKQPQANLR comes from the coding sequence ATGAAAAAAATACTGTTCCTTGCGCTGATCGCCGGCGGCGCCTTCTATGCCTACAAAACCGGCCGCCTGTCCGGCGGCGGCAGCGGCGCGTTCGACAAGGATGGCAAGCCGACCGTGATGCTGTTCACCAGCCCCGAATGCGGCGACCCTTGCGACAAGATCCGCAACGAATTGAAAAAGCGCGTGCCGACATTCCAGGAGGTGGTCCTCACCGAGCCGGATAACAAGTACCGCGTGAACGCACTGCCGACGGTCATCGCCGGCAAGCAGCGCGCCGTCGGCGACGATGTACATGCCCTGGCCGGCATGCTCGGCGAAGTGCTGGGCAAGGATGCGCTGACCCGGCGCGAGCTTATCGTCATGGCGAACCATTTCGATGCGCAGGACAAGCCCAAGGTGGTGCTGTACGGGACCAAATGGTGCGGCTACTGCAAGGCGCAGCGCGAACTGTTCGAGGAAAAGAAGATCCCCTTCGAAGATGTCGATGTCGAGGCATCGGAAGCCGGCGCCATTGCCTACAACGCGCTCGAAGGCAGCGGCTATCCGCTCACGTATGTGGGATACCGCCGCTTTGGCGGATACAAGGAAGCGGAGATCCTGGCGGCCGTCGAGGAACTGACGAAACAACCGCAGGCCAATTTGCGCTGA
- a CDS encoding OmpW/AlkL family protein: MKSKLLAVAVSMLGLVAVEAHAQDGQWLVRARAAHLNPADKSTPVGGVGASDRISVSGKTIPEVDVSYFFTPNLAAELVLTYPQKHDVMLDGARIGTFKHLPPSLLGQYHFNPIAQFKPYLGAGINYTRISKVRLLNGAGELENDSVGLALQAGVDYRIDKNWSLNLDIKRLNIRSDVMISGARVSTVKVDPVLIAVGAGYRF; the protein is encoded by the coding sequence ATGAAGAGCAAATTGTTAGCAGTCGCAGTCAGCATGCTGGGCCTGGTTGCCGTTGAAGCGCATGCCCAGGACGGACAATGGCTGGTGCGCGCACGCGCCGCGCACCTGAACCCGGCCGATAAATCGACACCGGTCGGCGGCGTCGGTGCATCGGACCGCATTTCGGTGTCCGGCAAGACCATCCCGGAAGTCGACGTCAGCTATTTTTTCACGCCCAACCTTGCGGCCGAGCTGGTGCTGACCTATCCGCAAAAACACGATGTGATGCTCGACGGCGCCAGGATCGGCACCTTCAAGCACCTGCCGCCAAGCTTGCTGGGCCAGTACCACTTCAACCCGATCGCCCAGTTCAAGCCTTACCTCGGCGCCGGCATCAACTACACGCGCATCTCCAAGGTCAGGCTGCTGAACGGCGCGGGCGAGCTGGAAAACGATAGCGTGGGACTGGCCCTGCAGGCCGGCGTGGATTACAGGATCGATAAAAACTGGTCGCTCAACCTGGACATCAAGCGTCTCAATATCCGCAGCGATGTGATGATCTCCGGCGCCAGGGTCAGCACCGTGAAGGTCGATCCGGTCCTGATCGCCGTGGGCGCCGGTTACCGCTTCTGA